The following proteins are co-located in the Dehalococcoidia bacterium genome:
- a CDS encoding 2Fe-2S iron-sulfur cluster-binding protein: MTQEKVFAKVFRYDPATDGKPYYKIYELPWKPYLSVLEVLVKIYEDYEDIVFDYGCRAVWCGRCGMMVNGKPVLACMTPVKPGEITIEPLKGFPVIRDMIVDRSKVKAKLHSIMPYLLRQQPMEEMPVVPMATYEKMCGIYRCTECLLCYTVCPALKDDMKLARFAGPAAMLRIGMRYYDPRDEGDRVAQAVKEGLEHCTMCGKCHKVCYMGMESARGLPSIQGPPGLFYIDHLAVLGDLREAAEERGLLLPKKSRKGAKKPKRGESVA; this comes from the coding sequence ATGACTCAAGAAAAAGTCTTTGCCAAGGTATTCCGATACGACCCGGCCACCGACGGCAAGCCCTATTACAAGATATATGAGCTGCCCTGGAAGCCGTATCTATCCGTATTGGAAGTGCTGGTCAAAATCTATGAAGATTACGAGGACATCGTCTTTGACTACGGATGTCGGGCGGTATGGTGTGGGCGATGCGGGATGATGGTCAATGGCAAGCCGGTGTTGGCCTGCATGACTCCCGTTAAACCGGGGGAGATTACCATCGAGCCCCTCAAAGGCTTCCCTGTCATCCGGGACATGATCGTGGATCGCAGCAAGGTCAAAGCGAAGTTGCACAGCATCATGCCGTATCTGCTTCGACAACAGCCGATGGAAGAGATGCCGGTTGTCCCCATGGCGACCTACGAGAAAATGTGCGGCATTTACCGGTGCACCGAGTGCCTGCTGTGTTACACGGTGTGTCCGGCGCTAAAAGACGATATGAAACTTGCCAGATTTGCCGGGCCGGCTGCCATGTTAAGGATCGGGATGCGGTACTATGACCCGCGAGATGAGGGGGATCGGGTGGCGCAGGCTGTCAAAGAAGGGCTTGAGCACTGCACCATGTGCGGCAAGTGCCATAAGGTCTGCTATATGGGAATGGAATCTGCCAGGGGCTTGCCGAGTATTCAGGGCCCTCCCGGACTGTTCTACATCGATCACCTGGCTGTTCTGGGGGATTTGCGAGAGGCGGCTGAGGAGAGGGGGCTACTCCTGCCAAAGAAATCCAGGAAAGGGGCAAAAAAACCGAAGAGAGGGGAGAGTGTGGCATGA